The Cohnella abietis genome has a segment encoding these proteins:
- a CDS encoding sigma-70 RNA polymerase sigma factor region 4 domain-containing protein translates to MRKSNHTPSPLFDVEVALQHPVLRGFCSHPTNVNLVRKYFDDTTPENLEKLNLSFKKHFFALRFTKYLNSLITNGRIDFVRKVKRSEERELTIYNKQVSDEEEAEIGEMLSFVYSGDDLPQVTVDPTVFQEQLNNECLYEGFSNLTSKQKIVVTLAYSALSKDSEIAVMLHVTQQAVSKTRKTALLKIRQYFPLYHSQVP, encoded by the coding sequence ATGCGAAAAAGTAATCATACTCCTTCCCCTCTTTTTGATGTCGAGGTAGCACTTCAACATCCTGTTCTCAGAGGATTTTGCTCACACCCTACGAACGTAAATTTGGTTCGCAAATACTTTGACGATACCACTCCAGAAAACCTGGAAAAACTTAATCTCTCGTTTAAAAAACATTTCTTTGCTCTTCGTTTCACCAAATATCTTAATTCACTGATTACCAACGGGAGAATAGATTTCGTCAGAAAAGTTAAACGTTCGGAGGAAAGGGAACTTACTATTTATAATAAACAAGTTTCGGATGAGGAAGAGGCAGAGATTGGTGAAATGCTGTCTTTTGTTTACAGTGGTGATGATTTACCGCAGGTTACCGTAGATCCTACTGTTTTTCAAGAGCAGTTAAACAATGAATGCTTGTATGAGGGCTTTTCTAACCTTACTTCCAAACAAAAAATCGTTGTTACGCTCGCATACTCAGCGCTTTCAAAGGATAGTGAGATAGCTGTGATGCTTCATGTTACTCAGCAAGCAGTATCTAAAACGAGGAAAACAGCTCTACTAAAAATTCGACAGTATTTCCCGCTTTATCACAGCCAAGTCCCATAG
- a CDS encoding GAF domain-containing sensor histidine kinase: protein MSQAYDSQEPSRILALSSIAIALSETLNLDELLYKAVNKCVEILKYDAAALYLLGKEKNTFIAEYLYGFPEHVEQSIKVFPIFGLTARVVKTGESIVVPNVEPYHEQRPYLSAFKSIIIVPVKVRKETVGVFLLHSKATRQFKKDEIMLIESIGLQIGVASENARMFESMQKMTGQLHELVEFNRKLSTCMNLQEIGELLVHELDSLIGAQTILLNLNNGDQPIIHSAKPLDVDRTAARSLITLFKYPPNLVHHYSDEAGSTDEEPFFRSWGKGTAMFVHFQFTGISHCLIVGRSTNDSWSETEQNLFEAVSKIVDLALYKAHLFQELDKSRQLNAQLLAAQIAAQEKERERIASDIHDSINQSMVGIHFHLQYCLEELQSAPEQVRPILEKLLQMTEKSMTEFRLIIHDLHPVAIQKFGFLGAVEELVSSYSTQKALRVDMIVTGEPVRFRQEVEISLYRIFQESINNIVKHAKASRAEFAIHFGKDDLTIVIRDFGQGFDSDSQASQGTTYGLIGMRRRVEQLKGSFNIDENAAPGTRIDIKLDISGLRIHQEV, encoded by the coding sequence ATGTCACAGGCATACGATTCGCAAGAACCTTCCCGTATTCTGGCGTTAAGCAGTATAGCCATTGCGCTAAGCGAAACGCTTAATTTAGATGAATTGCTCTATAAGGCAGTCAACAAGTGTGTGGAAATCTTAAAGTATGACGCAGCAGCCTTGTATTTGCTAGGTAAAGAAAAGAATACGTTCATAGCGGAATATCTGTACGGTTTTCCAGAGCATGTAGAGCAATCTATTAAGGTTTTCCCCATATTCGGACTTACTGCGCGTGTTGTGAAAACGGGGGAAAGTATTGTCGTGCCCAACGTGGAGCCCTACCATGAGCAGCGACCTTATTTATCCGCGTTTAAATCTATCATTATCGTGCCTGTCAAGGTCAGAAAAGAAACGGTAGGGGTGTTCCTCCTTCATTCCAAGGCTACCCGACAATTCAAGAAAGACGAGATTATGCTAATTGAATCGATCGGCCTGCAAATCGGAGTTGCAAGCGAGAATGCCCGTATGTTTGAATCGATGCAAAAAATGACGGGGCAGCTCCACGAGCTAGTCGAGTTCAATAGGAAGCTCTCTACCTGCATGAATCTGCAGGAGATCGGTGAATTGCTCGTTCATGAACTGGATTCCTTGATCGGAGCGCAGACGATCTTGTTAAACCTGAACAATGGAGATCAGCCGATCATACATTCGGCGAAACCATTGGACGTAGACAGGACAGCCGCTCGCTCTTTAATTACACTATTCAAGTATCCTCCTAACCTTGTACATCATTATTCTGACGAAGCTGGCTCGACGGACGAAGAACCCTTTTTCCGCTCATGGGGCAAGGGTACAGCGATGTTCGTCCATTTTCAATTTACGGGTATCTCTCATTGTCTCATTGTCGGCAGATCAACGAATGATTCCTGGAGCGAGACCGAACAGAACCTTTTCGAAGCTGTCAGCAAGATTGTAGATTTGGCTTTGTATAAAGCGCATTTGTTTCAGGAGCTAGATAAGAGCCGCCAATTAAACGCGCAATTGCTGGCTGCCCAAATTGCCGCCCAGGAAAAGGAACGAGAGAGAATCGCCAGTGACATTCACGATTCTATCAACCAATCGATGGTAGGCATTCATTTTCATCTTCAATATTGTCTGGAAGAGCTGCAAAGCGCCCCAGAGCAGGTAAGGCCGATTCTGGAAAAGCTGCTTCAAATGACCGAGAAGAGCATGACTGAGTTCCGCTTAATTATTCACGATCTGCATCCAGTAGCGATTCAGAAATTTGGATTTCTCGGGGCGGTGGAGGAGCTGGTCTCCTCCTATTCCACTCAGAAAGCGCTTCGCGTCGATATGATCGTAACAGGTGAACCGGTTCGTTTCCGCCAGGAGGTTGAAATTTCTCTTTATCGGATATTTCAGGAGAGCATCAACAATATCGTCAAGCATGCCAAGGCTTCCCGTGCGGAGTTTGCTATTCATTTCGGGAAGGATGATCTTACAATTGTTATTCGGGACTTCGGCCAAGGCTTCGATTCGGACAGCCAAGCGTCGCAGGGTACTACTTATGGATTGATTGGAATGAGAAGACGGGTGGAGCAACTGAAGGGGAGCTTCAACATTGATGAAAATGCCGCACCTGGAACCCGTATCGATATCAAGTTGGACATAAGCGGACTTCGCATTCATCAGGAAGTCTAG
- a CDS encoding response regulator transcription factor, with protein sequence MSRYKVFLADDHHIVREGMLLLLQSTAFEVIGEASDGEEALLKIRELKPDIALLDLNMPKLDGIEVTRMIKERDPNIKVIILTVYLEEKFLQEAIQCGADGYVTKLIRKNELISGMESVVRGEKFIDHKLLQQSYINSLDKKDNNDMMLTDRELDVLRLLARGKTNREISSELILGADTIKEYVANIMRKLDCKNRTEAVAKAIRNQFIV encoded by the coding sequence ATGAGCAGATATAAAGTTTTTCTCGCTGATGACCATCATATCGTTCGCGAAGGGATGCTCCTGCTGCTGCAATCGACCGCGTTCGAGGTGATCGGAGAGGCTTCGGACGGTGAAGAGGCGCTATTGAAAATCAGGGAGCTGAAGCCGGATATAGCGCTCCTTGATCTGAATATGCCCAAGCTGGACGGCATCGAGGTAACTCGGATGATCAAGGAACGGGATCCGAATATAAAGGTGATCATTCTGACGGTTTACCTTGAGGAGAAGTTTCTGCAGGAAGCCATCCAATGCGGAGCTGACGGCTACGTGACGAAGCTTATACGCAAGAACGAGTTGATTTCCGGAATGGAAAGCGTGGTTCGAGGAGAAAAATTCATCGATCACAAATTGTTGCAGCAATCGTATATCAACAGCCTGGATAAGAAAGACAACAATGACATGATGTTAACGGACAGGGAACTGGACGTTCTAAGGCTGCTTGCACGCGGAAAAACAAACCGGGAAATTTCCAGTGAACTGATCTTAGGTGCAGATACGATCAAAGAGTATGTAGCCAATATTATGCGCAAGCTCGATTGCAAGAATAGGACGGAAGCAGTAGCCAAGGCGATTCGAAACCAATTTATTGTCTGA
- a CDS encoding M20/M25/M40 family metallo-hydrolase, with protein sequence MVENENQVSSRLSQAIETLQRYCRQPGISAQGVGISETIDLIKEMVADAGGQVKVLDDLGGNPVIYAEFEPGPQGNPDKTLLFYNHYDVQPPEPLEEWIYPPFGAEIHDGKIFARGVSDNKADLIVRLQAISVLQQKGLPIRIKFLIEGEEEIGSPTLPRYLDKYATLFRADACVWEWAQKNAEEKLEMVAGAKGLCYLELTSETADIDIHSAYAPVTDNAAWRLVQALASLKSADHRILVEGFYDDVEKPSESLKDIARSYPYDTAAASSLYGMKTTSPVETEDARAALLFEPTMTICGIESGYTAAGVKTVIPRRAKAKLDCRLVPRQNPEDIARKIRLHLDAHGFADISVEMLSSSHPFRSDMDHPFLGVVKETAAAVYGEGKYALLPNYPGTGPMHLFAQYLGKDMPIVAIGTGWWDDRIHAPNESIRIRDFEEALQYMVRFIGEF encoded by the coding sequence ATGGTGGAGAATGAAAATCAGGTGTCAAGCCGACTCTCGCAAGCTATTGAGACGTTGCAACGATACTGTCGGCAGCCGGGCATTAGCGCCCAGGGAGTAGGAATCTCTGAGACGATTGACCTTATCAAGGAAATGGTAGCAGATGCAGGTGGGCAGGTTAAGGTGCTTGACGATCTGGGTGGCAATCCGGTCATCTATGCTGAATTTGAACCGGGTCCGCAAGGCAATCCAGACAAAACGCTGCTATTCTACAATCATTATGACGTCCAGCCCCCGGAGCCTTTGGAAGAATGGATCTATCCGCCATTCGGAGCGGAGATTCATGATGGCAAAATATTCGCTCGGGGAGTGTCAGACAACAAGGCGGATCTCATTGTTCGTCTGCAAGCGATCTCCGTTCTGCAGCAAAAAGGTCTGCCTATCCGCATCAAGTTTCTGATTGAAGGAGAAGAGGAGATCGGCTCGCCGACGCTTCCCCGATATCTTGACAAGTACGCTACGTTGTTCCGAGCGGATGCCTGTGTGTGGGAATGGGCGCAGAAGAACGCCGAAGAGAAGCTGGAGATGGTGGCGGGAGCCAAAGGCTTGTGTTATCTCGAGCTTACGAGCGAGACAGCCGACATCGATATTCATTCGGCTTACGCACCTGTAACGGACAATGCCGCTTGGCGCTTAGTCCAAGCCCTTGCGTCGCTGAAGTCTGCCGATCACCGAATCCTCGTGGAGGGCTTCTATGACGATGTGGAGAAACCGTCCGAATCGTTGAAGGACATCGCGCGGAGCTATCCTTATGATACTGCGGCTGCTTCCAGTCTTTATGGTATGAAGACGACGTCGCCGGTTGAAACAGAGGATGCCAGAGCAGCTCTTCTTTTCGAGCCGACGATGACCATCTGCGGGATTGAATCCGGTTATACCGCTGCTGGAGTGAAGACGGTCATCCCGAGAAGGGCAAAGGCCAAGCTCGATTGTCGTCTTGTTCCACGTCAGAACCCTGAGGATATCGCTCGGAAGATTCGACTCCATTTGGACGCACACGGGTTTGCGGATATCAGTGTAGAGATGTTGAGCTCGAGTCATCCCTTCCGGTCAGATATGGATCATCCTTTCCTCGGCGTTGTGAAGGAAACAGCTGCAGCCGTATACGGCGAGGGTAAATATGCGCTATTGCCTAATTACCCGGGAACTGGGCCGATGCACTTGTTTGCGCAGTATTTAGGTAAGGATATGCCGATAGTCGCCATTGGAACCGGTTGGTGGGATGACCGCATTCATGCTCCGAATGAATCAATTCGCATTCGTGATTTCGAAGAAGCACTCCAATATATGGTTCGCTTCATCGGCGAGTTTTGA
- a CDS encoding amidohydrolase family protein: MNQFAFVISKKHSNIWFASSASFESFQNEQRVDHASSIEARLADMLDQDKEVLTTGGLIDADVHPFMSSLEELVPYSDKTLRKRLRIGEFKNSSFGENTFTSDSFKLPFQRYDNIGPLHGLRTDAVPPSGRIPGADKEFLVKDLLDRYDTKFAVLNAGGGVMAAYHDVDLAVEFNRTYNDYLYEEWVKYDSRFGMTMMATPLDPQATVREIERIGKKPGVVGINLQNINIPLGKRHFYPIYEIAEAYGLPIILHPDAETSGEYAPAQAVGPASTYMEWHTTLGLVAQRQIISLVCEGVFERFPKLKVAFIEYGFSWLPSLLWRIDKNWKALREEVPWLKRLPSEYILQNIRIGTQPSEEPFHPGDLNEIIKMSKAEDILIYCSDYPHWDGDPVDQVFRSFSPELKEKIFSTNGKKLFGL; encoded by the coding sequence ATGAATCAATTCGCATTCGTGATTTCGAAGAAGCACTCCAATATATGGTTCGCTTCATCGGCGAGTTTTGAATCCTTTCAGAACGAACAGAGGGTTGATCATGCATCTAGTATCGAAGCGAGGTTAGCAGATATGTTGGATCAAGACAAAGAAGTGTTAACTACAGGAGGACTCATTGACGCAGATGTTCACCCTTTCATGAGCTCTCTGGAGGAATTGGTTCCCTATTCGGACAAGACGTTGCGTAAGAGACTTCGAATCGGAGAGTTCAAGAATAGCTCGTTCGGAGAGAATACCTTTACTAGCGATTCGTTCAAGCTACCTTTTCAAAGATACGACAATATCGGCCCCCTGCATGGATTACGCACGGACGCTGTGCCTCCAAGTGGGAGAATTCCGGGTGCCGACAAGGAGTTTCTGGTGAAGGATCTGCTGGACCGCTATGATACGAAATTCGCCGTACTGAACGCCGGTGGCGGCGTCATGGCTGCCTATCACGACGTGGACTTGGCGGTAGAATTTAATCGAACATACAATGACTACCTTTACGAGGAATGGGTTAAATACGATTCCCGATTCGGAATGACGATGATGGCAACTCCTCTTGATCCGCAAGCTACCGTTCGGGAAATAGAACGAATCGGGAAGAAACCGGGTGTAGTGGGCATTAATTTGCAAAATATCAACATTCCGCTCGGCAAGCGCCATTTCTATCCGATCTACGAGATCGCGGAGGCTTACGGACTGCCGATTATCTTGCACCCGGATGCGGAAACTTCGGGCGAGTACGCTCCTGCGCAAGCTGTTGGACCGGCCTCCACGTATATGGAGTGGCATACAACGCTTGGACTCGTCGCACAAAGGCAAATCATCAGCCTCGTATGCGAAGGTGTGTTCGAAAGATTCCCGAAGCTGAAGGTTGCTTTTATCGAATATGGCTTCTCATGGCTACCTTCGCTGTTATGGCGGATCGATAAGAACTGGAAAGCTTTGCGTGAGGAAGTGCCTTGGCTGAAGCGTCTTCCAAGCGAGTATATTTTGCAAAATATCAGAATTGGTACGCAGCCCTCTGAGGAACCGTTCCATCCTGGTGACTTGAACGAAATCATTAAGATGAGCAAGGCAGAGGATATACTGATTTATTGCAGTGATTATCCACACTGGGATGGAGATCCCGTGGACCAGGTATTCCGCAGCTTCTCCCCCGAGTTGAAGGAGAAAATATTTTCCACAAACGGAAAAAAGCTTTTCGGTCTGTAA